A genomic window from Onychostoma macrolepis isolate SWU-2019 chromosome 22, ASM1243209v1, whole genome shotgun sequence includes:
- the LOC131530290 gene encoding uncharacterized protein LOC131530290 isoform X3, translating into MKLAVLFVLAHGVSSVVTDGLSAFVMDGDSVTLRTDVKTNHREYIKWYFNDTRIAQMTGDLSYICTDVQCNEGTERFRDRLKLDHQTGSLTITDTRNIDSGVYKLRITISSNINEKIFIVAVYGVSAVERDKMKKKSVKEGESVSFDPGEIKKQNNLMAWYFNNSLIAEIIGNQSKICTHDQCEDADERFRDRLKLDHQTGSLTVLNTRTTDSGDYQLQINSSRISIIKIFSVTVTAGPDSTSAAAAVVVVVAVLLVAVAAVIYYHQRKSTQARQNDTMRHNQDQGNGVDSIPLAGRDSIDHCS; encoded by the exons atgaagcttgCGGTGTTGTTTGTACTCGCACATG GCGTTTCCAGTGTTGTTACTGATGGACTGTCAGCATTTGTGATGGAtggagattcagtcactctacgCACTGATGTTAAAACAAACCATCGAGAATAtataaaatggtattttaatgacacCAGAATCGCTCAAATGACTGGAGATCTCAGTTATATCtgtacagatgttcagtgtAATGAAGGtactgagagattcagagacagactgaagctggatcatcagactggatctctgaccatcacagacACCAGAAACATTGACTCTGGAGTTTATAAACTACGGATCACCATCAGCAGCAACATCAATGAAAAGATCTTCATTGTTGCTGTATATG GTGTTTCTGCTGTTGAACGagataaaatgaagaaaaagtcAGTGAAGGAGGGAGaatctgtcagttttgatcctggtgaaataaaaaaacaaaataatttgatGGCATGGTATTTTAACAACTCTCTCATCGCTGAAATCATTGGAAATCAGAGTAAAATCTGTACACATGATCAGTGTGAAGATGctgatgagagattcagagacagactgaagctggatcatcagactggatctctgaccgtcctgaacaccagaaccacagactctggagatTATCAACTACAGATCAACAGCAGCAGAATCAGCATTATCAAGATATTcagtgttactgtcactg CTGGTCCAGATTCaacttctgctgctgctgctgttgttgttgttgttgctgttctTCTGGTGGCTGTAGCTGCTGTGATTTACTATCATCAAAGGAAATCTACACAAGCAAGACAAAATG ATACAATGCGGCACAATCAAGATCAG GGAAATGGTGTGGACTCAATTCCCTTAGCAGGAAGGGATTCCATTGATCACTGCTCATAA
- the LOC131530290 gene encoding uncharacterized protein LOC131530290 isoform X2: MKLAVLFVLAHGVSSVVTDGLSAFVMDGDSVTLRTDVKTNHREYIKWYFNDTRIAQMTGDLSYICTDVQCNEGTERFRDRLKLDHQTGSLTITDTRNIDSGVYKLRITISSNINEKIFIVAVYGVSAVERDKMKKKSVKEGESVSFDPGEIKKQNNLMAWYFNNSLIAEIIGNQSKICTHDQCEDADERFRDRLKLDHQTGSLTVLNTRTTDSGDYQLQINSSRISIIKIFSVTVTAGPDSTSAAAAVVVVVAVLLVAVAAVIYYHQRKSTQARQNGKHYIQLILQDGKLKLYFKSVFLFELTKVICLIEFVVIIVQTDTMRHNQDQVRYCVH; this comes from the exons atgaagcttgCGGTGTTGTTTGTACTCGCACATG GCGTTTCCAGTGTTGTTACTGATGGACTGTCAGCATTTGTGATGGAtggagattcagtcactctacgCACTGATGTTAAAACAAACCATCGAGAATAtataaaatggtattttaatgacacCAGAATCGCTCAAATGACTGGAGATCTCAGTTATATCtgtacagatgttcagtgtAATGAAGGtactgagagattcagagacagactgaagctggatcatcagactggatctctgaccatcacagacACCAGAAACATTGACTCTGGAGTTTATAAACTACGGATCACCATCAGCAGCAACATCAATGAAAAGATCTTCATTGTTGCTGTATATG GTGTTTCTGCTGTTGAACGagataaaatgaagaaaaagtcAGTGAAGGAGGGAGaatctgtcagttttgatcctggtgaaataaaaaaacaaaataatttgatGGCATGGTATTTTAACAACTCTCTCATCGCTGAAATCATTGGAAATCAGAGTAAAATCTGTACACATGATCAGTGTGAAGATGctgatgagagattcagagacagactgaagctggatcatcagactggatctctgaccgtcctgaacaccagaaccacagactctggagatTATCAACTACAGATCAACAGCAGCAGAATCAGCATTATCAAGATATTcagtgttactgtcactg CTGGTCCAGATTCaacttctgctgctgctgctgttgttgttgttgttgctgttctTCTGGTGGCTGTAGCTGCTGTGATTTACTATCATCAAAGGAAATCTACACAAGCAAGACAAAATGGCAAGCATTACATACAGCTGATTTTACAAGAtggaaaattaaaattgtattttaaaagtgtatttttattcgaATTAACCAAAGTAATCTGCTTAATTGagtttgttgttattattgttcaAACAGATACAATGCGGCACAATCAAGATCAGGTGAGATATTGTGTGCACTGA
- the LOC131530290 gene encoding uncharacterized protein LOC131530290 isoform X1 yields MKLAVLFVLAHGVSSVVTDGLSAFVMDGDSVTLRTDVKTNHREYIKWYFNDTRIAQMTGDLSYICTDVQCNEGTERFRDRLKLDHQTGSLTITDTRNIDSGVYKLRITISSNINEKIFIVAVYGVSAVERDKMKKKSVKEGESVSFDPGEIKKQNNLMAWYFNNSLIAEIIGNQSKICTHDQCEDADERFRDRLKLDHQTGSLTVLNTRTTDSGDYQLQINSSRISIIKIFSVTVTAGPDSTSAAAAVVVVVAVLLVAVAAVIYYHQRKSTQARQNGKHYIQLILQDGKLKLYFKSVFLFELTKVICLIEFVVIIVQTDTMRHNQDQGNGVDSIPLAGRDSIDHCS; encoded by the exons atgaagcttgCGGTGTTGTTTGTACTCGCACATG GCGTTTCCAGTGTTGTTACTGATGGACTGTCAGCATTTGTGATGGAtggagattcagtcactctacgCACTGATGTTAAAACAAACCATCGAGAATAtataaaatggtattttaatgacacCAGAATCGCTCAAATGACTGGAGATCTCAGTTATATCtgtacagatgttcagtgtAATGAAGGtactgagagattcagagacagactgaagctggatcatcagactggatctctgaccatcacagacACCAGAAACATTGACTCTGGAGTTTATAAACTACGGATCACCATCAGCAGCAACATCAATGAAAAGATCTTCATTGTTGCTGTATATG GTGTTTCTGCTGTTGAACGagataaaatgaagaaaaagtcAGTGAAGGAGGGAGaatctgtcagttttgatcctggtgaaataaaaaaacaaaataatttgatGGCATGGTATTTTAACAACTCTCTCATCGCTGAAATCATTGGAAATCAGAGTAAAATCTGTACACATGATCAGTGTGAAGATGctgatgagagattcagagacagactgaagctggatcatcagactggatctctgaccgtcctgaacaccagaaccacagactctggagatTATCAACTACAGATCAACAGCAGCAGAATCAGCATTATCAAGATATTcagtgttactgtcactg CTGGTCCAGATTCaacttctgctgctgctgctgttgttgttgttgttgctgttctTCTGGTGGCTGTAGCTGCTGTGATTTACTATCATCAAAGGAAATCTACACAAGCAAGACAAAATGGCAAGCATTACATACAGCTGATTTTACAAGAtggaaaattaaaattgtattttaaaagtgtatttttattcgaATTAACCAAAGTAATCTGCTTAATTGagtttgttgttattattgttcaAACAGATACAATGCGGCACAATCAAGATCAG GGAAATGGTGTGGACTCAATTCCCTTAGCAGGAAGGGATTCCATTGATCACTGCTCATAA